The following are from one region of the Amia ocellicauda isolate fAmiCal2 chromosome 1, fAmiCal2.hap1, whole genome shotgun sequence genome:
- the epn1a gene encoding epsin-1, with amino-acid sequence MSTSSLRRQVKNIVHNYSEAEIKVREATSNDPWGPSSSLMSEIADLTYNVVAFSEIMSMVWKRLNDHGKNWRHVYKAMTLMEYLIKTGSERVAQQCRENIYAVQTLKDFQYVDRDGKDQGVNVREKAKQLVALLRDEERLREERTHALKTKEKMAQTSSASSAPSAPGLGGGPALGPAPQGPGGGTDPEQAWPQSSGEEDLQLQLALAMSKEEAEQQVNYSSHDALGFGGHWEHLKSGPPPDDDPQLRLALSLSKEEHQKEERLRRGDDLRLQMAIEESKRENKPEEGSLMELAAVDPWGAPSGPPPSSSAPPSGPSPPPGAPPPGSSGPWGAADPWGAPAPAPPTTSDPWGGGSAGAAPPAASDPWGDSSRVNSDPWGSSAVTPPSSDPWAPISSPPSVPGASDPWGGGGTPGSAPPPYPTSSDPWSTPAQKHATNGTGDPELTESLEKAAAVGRGAAGDSVSPVPFDLSALGSALPVRKTPESFLGPNAALVDLDSLVSSKPKPSQHNPFLTQAPGSTSLPGSTISSRGVSPTPPTATIVSSTSSSSAPPPSTSNPFGSLPLASVSPQPSSLGLAQLRTSPVPPAAVMMPPPGSSMAMVQPGLPPGMGIQLTPPQLGLGMVQPGPLGMSYGGVSPMAGPGATMMISGGLPSQPQVMMGAGGGPVGSGLGTGVAGGGALGGGASGGSTNPFLL; translated from the exons ATGTCGACCTCTTCGCTACGGCGACAAGTGAAAAATATTGTCCACAACTATTCAGAAGCAGAAATTAAG GTGAGAGAGGCCACCTCCAATGACCCCTGGGGCCCGTCCAGCTCCCTGATGTCTGAGATCGCTGACCTCACCTACAATGTGGTGGCCTTCTCCGAGATCATGAGCATGGTGTGGAAACGGCTCAACGACCACGGCAAGAACTGGAGGCACGTCTACAAG GCCATGACGCTGATGGAGTACCTGATCAAGACGGGTTCGGAGCGCGTGGCCCAGCAGTGCCGGGAGAACATCTACGCCGTGCAGACGCTCAAGGACTTCCAGTACGTGGACCGTGACGGCAAGGACCAGGGCGTGAACGTGCGCGAGAAGGCCAAGCAGCTGGTGGCGCTGCTGAGGGACGAGGAGCGGCTGCGCGAGGAGAGGACCCACGCGCTCAAGACCAAGGAGAAGATGGCGCAGACCTCCAGCG cctCTTCTGCTCCCTCAGCTCCGGGGCTGGGGGGTGGTCCTGCGCTGGGCCCTGCCCCCCAGGGGCCAGGAGGCGGGACTGACCCTGAGCAGGCGTGGCCTCAGAGCTCTGGGGAGGAGGACCTGCAGCTGCAGCTGGCCCTAGCCATGAGCAAGGAGGAAGCCGAACAG CAGGTAAACTACAGCTCCCATGATGCACTGGGCTTCGGGGGCCATTGGGAACACCTGAAG TCAGGGCCCCCCCCTGACGACGACCCTCAACTGCGATTGGCTCTCTCACTGAGCAAGGAGGAACATCAGAAG GAGGAGAGACTGCGCCGTGGCGACGACCTGCGTTTGCAGATGGCCATCgaggagagcaagagagagaacaAGCCTGAGGAG ggCTCTCTAATGGAGTTGGCCGCTGTAGACCCCTGGGGCGCCCCCTCCGGCCCACCCCCCTCCTCTTCCGCCCCCCCTTCTggcccctctccccctcctggTGCCCCTCCACCCGGCTCCTCTGGACCTTGGGGGGCTGCAGATCCCTGGGGGGCTCCTGCCCCTGCCCCACCCACAACTTCTGACCCCTGGGGAGGGGGTTCTGCCGGGGCAGCCCCCCCTGCAGCCTCTGACCCCTGGGGTGACTCCAGCAGGGTGAACTCTGACCCCTGGGGCTCTTCTG CGGTGACCCCCCCCAGCTCCGACCCCTGGGCCCCTATCTCCTCCCCTCCCTCAGTCCCGGGGGCCAGTGAcccctggggaggtgggggcacCCCCGGCTCAGCCCCGCCCCCTTACCCCACGTCCTCCGACCCCTGGAGCACCCCCGCACAGAAACACGCCACTAATGGCACCG GTGACCCCGAGCTCACAGAGTCTCTAGAGAAGGCCGCAGCAGTGGGGCGGGGGGCCGCTGGGGACTCAGTGTCTCCGGTGCCCTTTGACCTCTCGGCCCTGGGCTCAGCGCTGCCCGTGCGCAAGACGCCAGAGTCGTTCCTGGGCCCCAACGCGGCGCTGGTGGACCTGGACTCGCTGGTGTCGTCCAAACCCAAACCCAGCCAGCACAACCCCTTCCTCACACAGG ctccggGCTCCACCTCTCTCCCGGGCAGTACCATTTCTAGCAGGGGGGTGTCCCCGACTCCCCCCACCGCCACGATAGTCTCCTCCACCTCATCCTCCTCTgcgccccccccctccacctccaACCCCTTCGGTTCGCTCCCCCTGGCCTCCGTCTCCCCCCAGCCCTCCAGCCTCGGCCTGGCCCAGCTCAGGACCAGCCCCGTCCCCCCGGCCGCCGTGATGATGCCCCCCCCCGGCTCCAGCATGGCCATGGTCCAGCCCGGCCTGCCCCCAGGGATGGGGATCCAGCTCACCCCCCCACAGCTGGGGCTGGGGATGGTACAGCCCGGGCCACTCGGCATGTCGTACGGGGGTGTGTCGCCCATGGC